Proteins encoded by one window of Sphaerodactylus townsendi isolate TG3544 linkage group LG04, MPM_Stown_v2.3, whole genome shotgun sequence:
- the MRM2 gene encoding rRNA methyltransferase 2, mitochondrial, whose translation MSRYRRLPSLWLQSLQIHTASRCLKSRTGAEHRWLERHFKDPFVKEAKQLNYRCRSAFKLLEMDDKHNILRPGLCVLDCGTAPGAWAQVAVQRVNAAGSEQDVPTGFVLGVDLLHIFPLEGAVFLPHSDVTDPSTQKKIQEALPKGKADVILSDMAPNASGIRDIDHQHMIALCLSLVDLARCVLVPGGTLLCKLWDGLESRRLQKRLTQDFTEVRTLKPQASRKESSEMYYLAKSYRPQCFKNDAASA comes from the exons ATGAGCCG gTATCGGAGGTTACCAAGCCTTTGGCTCCAGTCCTTACAAATCCATACAGCGTCACGATGTCTGAAAAGCAGAACAGGGGCAGAACACCGTTGGCTGGAGCGGCATTTCAAGGACCCGTTTGTCAAGGAAGCCAAGCAGTTGAACTATCGTTGCCGGAGCGCCTTCAAGCTTCTGGAAATGGATGACAAACACAACATCCTTCGCCCGGGGCTTTGTGTGTTAGACTGTGGCACAGCTCCCGGTGCTTGGGCACAGGTTGCAGTCCAAAGGGTCAATGCTGCTGGCTCGG AGCAAGATGTCCCCACTGGCTTTGTTCTTGGGGTCGACCTTCTTCACATTTTCCCTCTGGAAGGAGCCGTCTTTCTGCCCCATTCTGACGTCACCGACCCAAGCACCcaaaagaagatccaggaagccCTTCCCAAAGGCAAGGCAGATGTTATCCTGAGCGACATGGCGCCCAACGCATCTGGGATCCGAGACATCGACCACCAACACATGATCGCCTTGTGCTTGTCCCTGGTGGATCTGGCCCGGTGTGTTTTGGTGCCCGGCGGGACCCTGCTTTGTAAGCTGTGGGACGGTTTGGAAAGCCGCCGCCTTCAGAAGAGATTGACGCAAGACTTTACGGAAGTGAGAACCTTAAAGCCACAAGCTAGCAGGAAGGAATCGTCTGAGATGTATTACCTGGCGAAATCGTACCGGCctcagtgttttaaaaatgacGCAGCCAGTGCTTAG
- the NUDT1 gene encoding oxidized purine nucleoside triphosphate hydrolase — translation MLTRKLFTLVMVVQPHRILLGMKKRGFGAGRWNGFGGKLQPGETIEQAARRELQEESGLTVDVLQKAGRITFEFTGDTELMEVHIFRADSVQGEPTESDEMRPQWFELDRVPFKEMWPDDTYWFPLLLQNKPFVGYFKFEGHDRIVDYTLDEVEEIHLERGREELCSPSKPAHPSATGPRGKPL, via the exons ATGTTGACAAGAAAGCTCTTCACACTAGTGATGGTGGTACAGCCCCATCGAATCCTGCTGGGCATGAAGAAGCGCGGCTTCGGGGCCGGGCGGTGGAACGGCTTTGGAGGGAAGTTGCAGCCTGGAGAAACCATTGAACAAGCAGCCAGAAG GGAGCTTCAGGAAGAGAGCGGGCTGACGGTGGACGTCTTGCAAAAGGCGGGCCGGATCACTTTTGAATTCACGGGCGACACCGAGCTGATGGAAGTCCACATCTTCCGAGCTGACAGTGTCCAAGGAGAGCCCACGGAAAGCGATG AAATGCGTCCACAGTGGTTTGAACTGGACCGGGTGCCTTTCAAGGAAATGTGGCCAGATGACACTTACTGGTTTCCTTTGCTCCTCCAAAATAAGCCGTTTGTCGGATATTTTAAGTTTGAGGGGCACGACAGGATCGTCGACTACACCCTGGACGAGGTGGAGGAGATACACCTGGAAAGAGGCAGGGAAGAACTCTGCAGTCCCTCCAAGCCGGCACACCCTTCTGCAACAGGGCCAAGGGGCAAGCCATTGTAG